A single Nostoc sp. PCC 7107 DNA region contains:
- a CDS encoding 2Fe-2S iron-sulfur cluster-binding protein — protein sequence MLESLGRINNPLVRSVATAATVCSVVTLSTAIVIGVNNPKDKSAYQLGVYSSIFGAVAGAVFGLIYTNKASENDSTPDIKTLDSDVWQDWRNFVVVRKVKESEEITSFYLQPEDKGEIPNFQPGQFLTIKLDITGQNKPVIRTYSLSDYSKTCEYYRLSIKRELAPNGLDVMPGIASNFMHDRIHEGSVIPAKPPNGKFALDVHKSTPAVLISNGVGITPMISMAKACTRLNPQRPIWFIHGARDSDFHAFQDEVMEIAQQNPNLNVHIRYSRPKLEDTGRYHSVGYVDAALIQELSIQEAEYFLCGSTPFIQSVTEGLKAAGVANNKVYFESFGKAMKSESEKPTQTATQGEEFAEIVFAKSGKTLTWQPSDGTILEFAEANDINPPFSCRVGVCGTCICKIREGEVAYQEEPSAATDEGEVLICISQPGSSRLVLDI from the coding sequence ATGCTGGAAAGTCTGGGAAGAATTAACAATCCATTAGTTAGAAGTGTTGCCACAGCTGCTACAGTTTGCTCAGTAGTTACTTTATCTACGGCTATTGTCATTGGAGTCAACAATCCCAAAGATAAATCCGCCTATCAACTTGGTGTCTATTCCTCTATATTTGGGGCTGTAGCTGGTGCAGTATTTGGCTTAATTTATACTAATAAGGCAAGTGAAAATGACTCCACTCCAGACATCAAAACATTAGATAGTGATGTTTGGCAAGATTGGCGAAACTTTGTGGTTGTGCGGAAGGTAAAAGAAAGCGAAGAAATCACATCTTTTTATTTGCAACCGGAAGATAAAGGTGAAATTCCTAACTTTCAACCAGGACAATTTTTGACTATTAAATTAGATATTACCGGACAAAATAAGCCTGTAATTAGAACTTATTCACTTTCCGATTATTCTAAAACTTGTGAATACTATCGTCTCTCAATTAAGCGGGAACTTGCACCAAATGGATTAGATGTTATGCCTGGTATAGCATCTAACTTTATGCACGATCGCATTCATGAAGGTTCAGTTATTCCCGCCAAACCACCAAATGGTAAATTTGCTTTGGATGTGCATAAATCTACCCCCGCAGTCTTGATTAGCAATGGTGTGGGAATTACGCCGATGATTAGTATGGCAAAAGCTTGTACTCGTCTCAATCCTCAGCGTCCTATTTGGTTTATACATGGTGCTAGAGATAGTGACTTCCATGCTTTTCAAGATGAAGTAATGGAAATAGCCCAACAAAACCCTAATTTAAATGTACATATTCGCTACAGTCGCCCCAAGCTAGAAGATACAGGTAGATATCATAGTGTTGGTTATGTTGATGCGGCTTTAATTCAGGAGTTATCTATACAAGAAGCTGAATATTTCTTGTGTGGTTCTACTCCATTTATTCAATCTGTTACTGAAGGGCTAAAAGCAGCGGGAGTAGCTAATAATAAAGTCTACTTTGAATCTTTCGGTAAAGCAATGAAAAGTGAGTCGGAAAAACCAACTCAAACCGCAACTCAAGGTGAAGAATTTGCCGAAATTGTCTTTGCAAAATCTGGAAAAACTTTAACATGGCAACCTAGTGATGGTACTATTTTAGAATTTGCTGAAGCTAATGATATTAATCCACCTTTTAGTTGTCGTGTAGGAGTTTGCGGGACTTGTATATGTAAAATCCGCGAAGGTGAAGTTGCTTATCAAGAAGAACCAAGTGCAGCAACTGATGAAGGTGAAGTGTTAATTTGTATTTCTCAACCCGGTAGTTCTAGATTGGTGTTAGATATTTAA
- a CDS encoding ABC transporter permease has translation MRTLIIAKNVFQEVVRDRILYVIGFYTLILAIAGRALPEFSATNEDKILLDFGIVAMSVITLIIAVFVGTGLLKKEIDKRTILVLIAKPVSRSEIIAGKFLGLSAVLAVLIATMTAIYLGFLQLENIPHPTLSIVIAAVFLFLQLSLINAVAITLGVFTNSLLAITLTFAVYLMGNITQDLVKLGRLSRNSTMEGITQGMYLVLPDLSRLDLKNDAVYGMQALPDAGLLITNAGYGVLYSIFLLAIASFVFSKREF, from the coding sequence ATGAGAACCTTGATAATTGCCAAGAATGTATTTCAAGAAGTAGTGCGCGATCGCATTTTATATGTGATTGGATTTTATACTTTGATTTTAGCGATCGCTGGGCGAGCATTACCGGAATTTTCTGCTACGAATGAAGATAAAATTTTGCTAGACTTTGGGATAGTGGCTATGAGTGTCATTACCTTAATTATCGCTGTATTCGTAGGTACGGGACTGCTTAAAAAAGAAATTGATAAACGCACTATTTTGGTGTTAATTGCTAAACCAGTTAGCCGCAGCGAAATTATTGCTGGCAAGTTCTTGGGCTTGTCAGCAGTTTTAGCTGTTTTAATAGCTACAATGACAGCTATTTATCTAGGCTTTTTACAGCTAGAGAATATTCCTCATCCCACACTCAGTATTGTAATTGCCGCAGTTTTTTTGTTTTTACAGTTATCTTTAATCAATGCTGTGGCTATTACATTGGGTGTGTTTACAAATTCTTTGTTGGCGATAACTTTAACTTTTGCTGTGTATTTAATGGGGAATATCACACAAGATTTAGTTAAATTGGGTCGTTTGAGTCGAAATTCTACGATGGAAGGCATTACCCAAGGGATGTATCTCGTTTTGCCAGATTTATCTCGCTTAGATTTAAAAAATGATGCTGTTTATGGAATGCAAGCCTTACCTGATGCCGGTTTGTTAATCACAAATGCAGGCTACGGTGTACTTTATAGCATTTTTCTGTTGGCGATCGCTAGTTTTGTTTTCTCAAAGCGGGAGTTTTAA
- the purN gene encoding phosphoribosylglycinamide formyltransferase: protein MTFRPDSTFSLVSPVISDRLSSSETPIKLGVLASGNGSNFAAVAKAIENGQINAQIPVLIYNNPGAKAAIRAASLGIETVLLNHREYKNREALDRKIVQTLRQHDVDLVILAGWMRLVTSVLIDAFPHRMINIHPSLLPSFKGLHAVEQALQAKVTITGCTVHLVCLEVDSGPILIQAAVPVFPEDTPETLHARIQIQEHRILPQGIAIAASQLQTSLTPL from the coding sequence ATGACCTTTCGCCCTGATTCTACCTTTAGCTTGGTTTCTCCCGTTATTAGCGATCGCCTATCATCTAGTGAGACTCCTATTAAACTAGGTGTTCTGGCTTCGGGGAATGGTAGCAATTTTGCAGCAGTTGCCAAAGCTATTGAAAATGGGCAAATTAATGCCCAAATTCCAGTTCTAATTTACAATAATCCAGGTGCGAAAGCAGCAATTCGAGCCGCTAGTCTTGGGATAGAAACCGTTTTATTAAATCACCGCGAATATAAAAATCGAGAAGCTTTGGATAGAAAAATTGTCCAGACTTTGCGCCAGCATGATGTTGATTTGGTGATTTTAGCTGGTTGGATGCGACTGGTGACATCTGTGTTAATTGATGCTTTTCCTCACAGAATGATTAATATTCATCCTAGTTTGTTACCGAGTTTTAAAGGGCTTCACGCTGTGGAACAAGCTTTGCAAGCTAAGGTAACAATTACTGGTTGTACAGTGCATTTAGTTTGTTTAGAAGTTGACAGCGGCCCGATATTAATTCAAGCTGCTGTGCCAGTATTTCCAGAAGATACGCCAGAGACACTCCACGCCCGGATTCAAATTCAAGAACACCGAATTTTACCACAGGGAATTGCGATCGCTGCGAGTCAACTCCAAACCTCGCTCACGCCTTTATAG
- a CDS encoding carbohydrate ABC transporter permease, whose translation MPKIYSNKSWLDNDTFAAWTFLAPALILLGIFVIWPIAYLFYLSFTAGSFTSTGTYWVGLKNYWRLLLNPDFLQVLGNTIYFTLATVIPSLIIPLGLAVLLNRSLALRGMLRSAYFLPSIISLVAAGLGFRWLFQTTGPVNAFLHLFGIAPIPWLGDTFWAMPVLIILSIWKQLGFNMVVFLAGLQAIPPSRYEAAELDGANAWQQFWYVTLPGLRPTLIFATVTTAIFTLRSFEQVYVMTGGGPLNSTNLLVYYIYQEAFGQFDFGYAAAAAIVLLAVTLVFVYFQLQTWGEE comes from the coding sequence ATGCCAAAAATCTATAGTAATAAATCGTGGTTAGATAATGATACATTTGCCGCTTGGACTTTTCTTGCGCCCGCACTAATTTTATTAGGTATTTTTGTAATTTGGCCGATCGCCTATTTGTTTTATCTCAGTTTCACGGCTGGTAGTTTTACATCCACCGGTACTTATTGGGTAGGTTTAAAAAACTACTGGCGCTTACTACTTAACCCAGATTTTTTGCAAGTTCTGGGTAACACCATCTATTTTACCCTCGCTACTGTCATCCCCAGCTTAATTATTCCTTTGGGATTAGCAGTGTTATTAAATCGTTCTCTAGCTTTGCGAGGAATGTTAAGAAGTGCTTATTTTTTACCCTCTATCATTTCTCTAGTAGCGGCTGGTTTAGGATTTCGTTGGCTGTTTCAAACTACTGGCCCTGTCAACGCATTTTTACATTTATTTGGTATTGCACCCATTCCTTGGCTAGGCGATACATTTTGGGCAATGCCTGTTTTAATTATTTTGAGCATTTGGAAACAATTAGGCTTTAATATGGTTGTCTTTTTAGCCGGGTTGCAAGCAATTCCCCCCAGCCGTTATGAAGCAGCCGAATTAGATGGTGCAAATGCTTGGCAACAATTTTGGTATGTTACCTTACCAGGATTACGCCCTACTTTAATTTTCGCTACAGTCACCACAGCAATTTTTACATTACGCAGTTTTGAGCAAGTTTACGTGATGACTGGTGGCGGCCCTTTAAATTCTACTAATTTATTGGTTTACTACATTTATCAAGAAGCTTTTGGTCAATTTGATTTTGGTTATGCGGCGGCGGCGGCTATAGTTTTGTTAGCTGTAACTTTAGTTTTTGTATATTTTCAGTTACAGACTTGGGGCGAAGAATAA
- a CDS encoding pentapeptide repeat-containing protein, translating to MRSFADVQELVSSQITEKCWQQQDFSGCDLQGIELKELNLSGANFRGANLNCANLSGSILTDTDLSEADLTQANLSHADLSYANLCGSYLWRSQCSYSNFWGASLCGSDFTEADLSYAQLIEASLIEAKLIRANLQEASLCGAILLEADLTEANLNGADLTWTNLTKANLLNANLWETKIIYSKLRDTMMPEGTIYKPDIIIIN from the coding sequence ATGAGAAGTTTTGCTGATGTGCAAGAATTAGTCTCTAGCCAAATTACCGAAAAATGTTGGCAGCAGCAGGATTTCAGTGGATGTGATTTGCAGGGAATCGAGTTAAAAGAATTAAATTTAAGTGGTGCTAACTTTCGAGGAGCAAATTTAAACTGTGCTAATTTATCAGGTTCTATTTTGACTGATACGGATTTAAGTGAAGCAGATTTAACACAAGCAAATTTGAGTCATGCTGATTTAAGTTATGCAAATTTGTGTGGGTCTTATTTATGGCGATCGCAATGTAGCTATAGTAACTTTTGGGGAGCTTCTTTGTGTGGTTCAGATTTCACAGAAGCAGACTTGAGTTATGCTCAATTGATTGAAGCCTCTTTAATCGAAGCCAAATTAATCAGAGCTAATCTTCAAGAAGCTAGTCTCTGTGGCGCAATCTTATTGGAAGCTGATTTAACCGAAGCAAATTTAAATGGTGCAGACTTGACATGGACTAATTTAACTAAGGCAAATTTGTTAAATGCTAATCTTTGGGAGACAAAAATAATTTATAGCAAGCTCAGAGATACAATGATGCCTGAAGGGACAATTTATAAACCTGACATAATTATTATCAATTAA
- the fraD gene encoding septal junction protein FraD, translating to MNVLFKDLLGIFKFTEDIYARVRKILVPSQAYAWQTFIYLSVFSGVLSYFAIGYVRDIIAICGWLFLIAGTAWYTTDDPLRVPGTFMPVGAVITGFLVSVFAFGNQQDVITPRTIVLWPTISALITAIPEFIEGSDTDSKAQIPKPEVRQKIIILVASCMILSCWLQFYFVMDKWLQEYPSLRADNFQRSTFVRRTDIIEKVPKNGVVILDKLQPLVEQQIDARPWSQVEKWLLDARLQVGNLGNRVIDKQLAKYEEKALWRVEPRVVNTKSGGYILDLLSIWRGPSSSQKGYYLKKSCRIEPVATSTKKAITSNNPEDKIAVGEIECDRVSKFIAGSPPPQQ from the coding sequence ATGAATGTTCTATTTAAAGATTTGCTGGGCATATTTAAGTTTACTGAAGATATTTATGCCAGAGTCAGGAAAATATTAGTTCCGTCTCAAGCTTATGCTTGGCAGACATTTATTTATTTAAGCGTATTTTCTGGAGTGTTATCTTATTTTGCTATAGGTTATGTCAGAGATATCATTGCAATTTGCGGTTGGTTATTTTTAATTGCTGGTACAGCTTGGTATACAACTGATGATCCACTGAGAGTTCCTGGCACTTTTATGCCAGTAGGTGCAGTAATTACAGGGTTCTTAGTCAGTGTTTTTGCTTTTGGTAATCAACAGGATGTGATTACACCCCGAACCATCGTACTTTGGCCGACTATATCGGCTTTAATTACAGCAATTCCTGAATTTATTGAAGGTTCAGATACCGACTCAAAAGCACAAATTCCCAAACCAGAAGTTAGACAAAAAATCATCATTTTAGTTGCAAGTTGCATGATTTTAAGTTGCTGGTTGCAATTTTATTTTGTCATGGATAAATGGTTACAAGAATATCCTAGTTTACGCGCAGATAATTTTCAGCGGAGTACCTTTGTCAGAAGAACAGATATTATCGAAAAAGTGCCGAAAAATGGCGTTGTAATTTTAGATAAACTGCAACCATTAGTAGAACAACAAATCGATGCAAGACCTTGGTCTCAAGTGGAAAAATGGCTACTAGATGCAAGATTGCAGGTGGGAAATTTGGGTAATAGAGTCATAGATAAACAACTGGCAAAGTATGAAGAAAAAGCTTTATGGCGTGTTGAACCGCGTGTAGTGAATACAAAATCAGGTGGATATATTTTAGATTTGTTGAGTATTTGGCGCGGCCCAAGTTCTAGCCAAAAAGGTTATTACTTGAAAAAATCTTGTCGGATTGAACCCGTAGCAACTTCTACTAAAAAAGCGATTACAAGTAATAACCCAGAAGACAAAATTGCGGTTGGAGAAATAGAATGCGATCGCGTCAGTAAATTTATTGCTGGTTCTCCTCCACCGCAGCAGTAG
- a CDS encoding sensor histidine kinase: MNKVSTNGFILIVDDNPTNLSVLSEALASEGWRFRVAVDGESAIAQAERNQPELILLDVQMPGIDGFETCRRLKANPTTQNVPIIFTTALADTESKIKGFFLGAVDYIPKPFAQEEVIARVRVHLQLQQLNQSLEQQVRDRTNALQKAQVQLVQQEKLSTLGELIAGIAHEMNNPISFITNNIPPLQEYIDALTELLQLYEQAYPTPTAKITSFIKNLDLKFVLEDIVKILGSLQVGSERIQHLSTSLRSFSRSDSDTKLAADLHLGLDSTLMILQHRLKANGDRPGIEVMRCYSKLPHVNCYVGEMNQVFMNLLANAIDALDEAIIQGKMCDRIPQIKITTEVNSQQMAVIKIADNGIGIPERLKQRLFEPLFTTKPVGKGTGLGLSIAHQIIVEKHNGTMEVHSQVGNGTEFAIAIPI, translated from the coding sequence ATGAATAAGGTTTCAACTAACGGATTTATTTTGATTGTCGATGATAATCCGACCAATTTATCTGTCTTGTCGGAAGCGCTGGCTAGTGAGGGTTGGCGTTTTAGAGTAGCAGTTGATGGCGAAAGTGCGATCGCTCAAGCCGAACGCAATCAACCAGAATTAATTTTACTTGATGTGCAAATGCCGGGCATTGACGGATTTGAAACTTGTCGCCGCCTGAAAGCTAATCCCACAACACAAAATGTGCCGATTATTTTCACTACAGCTTTAGCTGATACGGAAAGCAAAATCAAAGGATTTTTTCTTGGTGCAGTAGATTATATCCCTAAACCCTTTGCCCAAGAGGAAGTGATTGCTAGAGTGCGCGTGCATTTACAACTCCAGCAATTGAATCAATCTTTAGAACAACAAGTGCGCGATCGCACCAATGCGTTGCAAAAAGCGCAAGTGCAACTGGTACAGCAAGAAAAACTCTCAACTTTAGGTGAGTTAATCGCCGGTATTGCCCATGAGATGAACAATCCTATCAGTTTTATCACCAACAATATCCCACCTTTACAGGAATACATCGACGCACTCACCGAGCTTCTCCAACTTTATGAACAAGCGTATCCAACCCCAACAGCCAAAATCACTAGTTTTATTAAAAACCTGGATCTGAAATTTGTTCTGGAAGATATTGTCAAAATTTTAGGTTCACTCCAGGTAGGCTCTGAACGCATTCAGCACCTTTCGACTTCACTCCGCAGCTTTTCGCGCTCGGATAGTGATACCAAATTAGCTGCTGATTTGCATTTAGGACTGGATAGTACACTGATGATTTTACAACACCGTTTGAAAGCTAATGGCGATCGCCCAGGGATTGAAGTTATGCGGTGTTATAGCAAATTACCTCATGTCAATTGCTATGTGGGAGAGATGAATCAAGTATTTATGAATCTTCTGGCTAACGCCATTGACGCTCTTGATGAAGCGATTATCCAAGGCAAAATGTGCGATCGCATTCCTCAAATTAAGATTACAACAGAGGTCAATTCTCAACAAATGGCGGTAATTAAAATTGCTGACAATGGAATTGGCATTCCTGAACGACTCAAGCAACGCTTATTTGAACCTTTATTTACGACAAAGCCTGTAGGTAAAGGTACTGGACTTGGCTTATCCATCGCCCATCAGATTATTGTCGAAAAACACAACGGCACAATGGAAGTTCATTCTCAGGTGGGTAACGGCACTGAGTTTGCGATCGCAATTCCCATCTAA
- a CDS encoding ATP-binding protein has protein sequence MVLTFFNYFFYPTAFIPHGHCYLWKPELVWLHIIADGAIALAYYSIPVLLIYFISQRKDVPFNGVFLLFGAFILACGTGHLMDIWTLWHPDYWISGALKAFTAIISIYTAFALIVLIPQALTIPSPAQLEAVNRVLSTEIIERKRIETELRLAEEIAKDSSQAKSEFLANMSHELRTPLNGILGYAQILQRTEPLSEKGSKGIGIIYQCGTHLLTLINDILDLSKIEARKLDLNPIDFYLPAFLDSVSEICRIRAQQKVIGFNLQLDPDLPTGIRADEKRLRQVLINLLGNAIKFTQQGSVTFNVKVINQVPDNKGQIIYKIRFEIIDTGAGITSEQVEKIFVPFEQVGSQKRQTEGTGLGLAISQKILSLMNSQIQVESEFGKGSNFWFEVELPESKDWAKVSRVVEQGTIIGYQGQKRSILIVDDKWENRSVIVNLLEPVGFTVIEASHGKEGWEQVNAYKLDLIITDLVMPVMDGFEFIKTLRQSGQSEGMPVIASSASVFAIDEYKSIDMGANAFLPKPIEAETLLELLRQFLHLEWLYDNQKNTINKPKIDNSDTLVDVIPPDKEVLQKFLELAQDGDIQKILEIAEQLAASDQKFSNFTRHIIQLASNFQLKRLETFIQQQIH, from the coding sequence ATGGTTTTGACATTTTTCAACTATTTTTTCTACCCAACCGCTTTTATTCCCCACGGACATTGTTATCTCTGGAAACCAGAACTAGTGTGGCTCCACATTATTGCTGATGGTGCGATCGCTCTTGCATATTATTCTATTCCTGTTTTATTGATTTATTTTATTTCCCAACGCAAAGATGTTCCTTTTAATGGAGTTTTTCTGTTATTTGGAGCTTTTATTCTGGCCTGCGGGACTGGACACTTAATGGACATTTGGACGCTTTGGCACCCCGATTACTGGATTTCTGGTGCTTTAAAAGCTTTTACGGCAATTATTTCTATATATACAGCATTTGCCTTAATTGTTCTCATCCCTCAAGCTCTCACAATACCCAGTCCTGCCCAATTAGAAGCCGTTAATAGAGTGCTTTCAACTGAAATTATTGAGCGTAAACGCATCGAAACAGAGCTACGCCTAGCTGAAGAAATAGCTAAAGACTCTAGCCAAGCCAAAAGTGAATTCCTTGCCAATATGAGCCATGAATTACGTACACCACTTAATGGCATTCTTGGCTATGCACAAATCCTCCAACGCACAGAACCTTTAAGTGAAAAAGGCAGCAAAGGCATCGGTATTATTTATCAATGCGGTACTCATTTATTAACGCTGATTAACGATATTTTGGATTTATCCAAAATTGAAGCACGAAAGCTGGACTTAAATCCCATTGATTTTTACTTACCTGCTTTTCTAGACAGTGTTAGTGAAATTTGTCGCATTCGCGCTCAACAAAAAGTAATTGGGTTTAATCTGCAACTTGACCCGGATTTACCAACTGGGATTCGTGCTGATGAAAAACGCTTGCGGCAAGTATTAATTAACTTGCTTGGTAATGCGATTAAATTTACACAGCAAGGTAGTGTCACTTTCAATGTTAAAGTTATTAACCAAGTACCAGATAACAAAGGACAAATTATATATAAAATTCGCTTTGAAATCATCGATACAGGTGCAGGTATCACCTCTGAGCAAGTCGAGAAAATATTTGTGCCTTTTGAACAAGTAGGCAGTCAAAAACGTCAAACTGAAGGTACAGGTTTAGGATTAGCTATTAGCCAAAAAATTCTATCTTTGATGAATAGTCAAATTCAAGTAGAAAGTGAGTTTGGCAAAGGGAGCAACTTTTGGTTTGAGGTGGAACTACCAGAATCTAAAGATTGGGCAAAAGTTTCTAGAGTAGTTGAACAGGGAACTATTATTGGTTATCAAGGGCAAAAACGGAGCATTTTAATTGTTGATGATAAATGGGAAAATCGCTCAGTGATTGTCAATTTACTAGAACCAGTAGGATTTACTGTCATAGAAGCAAGTCATGGTAAAGAAGGATGGGAACAGGTAAATGCCTACAAACTAGACTTGATTATCACAGATTTAGTTATGCCTGTGATGGATGGATTTGAGTTTATTAAAACTTTACGCCAATCTGGTCAATCTGAAGGGATGCCTGTGATTGCTTCATCTGCCAGTGTGTTTGCAATTGACGAATATAAAAGTATTGATATGGGTGCTAATGCTTTTTTGCCCAAGCCGATAGAAGCAGAAACACTTCTGGAACTACTGCGGCAATTTTTGCATCTAGAATGGTTATATGACAATCAAAAAAATACTATTAACAAACCAAAAATAGATAATTCAGATACTTTAGTTGATGTAATTCCTCCTGATAAAGAGGTTTTACAAAAATTTTTAGAACTGGCACAAGACGGCGATATTCAAAAAATTTTAGAAATAGCTGAACAACTTGCAGCATCCGATCAGAAATTTAGCAATTTTACTAGGCATATCATTCAGTTAGCCAGCAATTTCCAACTCAAACGTTTGGAAACTTTTATTCAACAACAAATTCATTAA
- the pbpC gene encoding penicillin-binding protein 1C, whose protein sequence is MRLIRRLIRKSKFFLAIVFVCLVVRLLPYFAPIHTADIVQNQLALEFSDRNGLPLGTILTRDQEHTAVVLLNQVSPQFIKAIIAAEDSNFYHHGALDMKAIIRAINQAIQAKQIVSGASTITMQLARMLEPSPRKLSGKVREIWLAWRLAAGMNKNEILAAYINRLPMGGNIYGVEAASRTYFSTPASELNLAQASLLAAIPNNPTYFDPLQHWDRLKQRQKYVLNRMVQDGYITQQIAEKTQTEKVVFKSRQRGIIAAPHFLFWLAKQIQIPPTPLSKRGTSPLLRGEQSIQTTIDRPLQQFAEAQAQQVISTLAANNVHDAAALVIDNHTGEVLAYVGSPDYFNEAKLGRNDGVQALRQPGSTLKPFVYELALEKKLIRPNTILADVPAHYAIPGAKLYSPTDYTQRFLGPVRVRIALANSLNVPAVRVLEKIGVPNFLARLHELGFTHLKQTPEYYGLGLTLGSGEVTLWELAQAYVTMSQQGQAVPLITTINNTPLPTLNSPKQTTWQLITDMLSDRHARATAFGVDSVLNLPFPAAVKTGTSSNFRDTWTVGFTTDYTVATWVGNFNGEPMRQVSGVMGAAPLWNRIMLHLHENQEPAPFTVPQGLIQLPICANSGLRPTADCNSIVQEYFYPEDKIAYATQDKFNLPPEYNDWLAKQPSNLVSSNLRIVSPQNGDLYLLYPGTEGQQKLEFKLAGNSSSVEWWLNGEKLDTQSTNLFWYLRPGNWNLEARSEQTSDKVSFQVELAKVKPTRRGFSIVNSQQMFGK, encoded by the coding sequence ATGAGACTAATTAGGCGGCTCATCCGAAAGTCAAAATTTTTCTTAGCTATTGTATTTGTATGCCTAGTAGTGCGGCTACTGCCCTATTTTGCGCCTATACACACCGCAGATATCGTCCAAAATCAACTGGCTTTGGAATTTAGCGATCGCAATGGGCTACCATTAGGCACAATCCTCACCCGCGACCAAGAACATACTGCCGTCGTTCTCTTAAATCAAGTCTCTCCCCAATTTATCAAGGCAATTATCGCCGCCGAAGATAGCAATTTTTACCATCATGGCGCGTTGGATATGAAAGCTATTATCCGCGCTATCAACCAAGCCATTCAAGCTAAACAAATTGTTTCTGGTGCTTCCACAATTACTATGCAGTTGGCGCGGATGTTAGAACCATCGCCTCGTAAATTATCAGGTAAAGTGCGGGAAATTTGGTTAGCTTGGCGGTTAGCGGCGGGAATGAATAAAAATGAAATTCTGGCTGCATATATCAATAGATTGCCAATGGGCGGTAATATATATGGTGTAGAAGCCGCATCTCGAACTTACTTTTCTACTCCAGCCAGTGAGTTAAATCTTGCCCAAGCGAGTCTTCTTGCTGCTATCCCCAATAATCCCACCTACTTTGACCCTCTACAACATTGGGATAGGTTGAAACAGCGTCAGAAATACGTCCTCAACCGGATGGTACAGGATGGCTATATCACTCAACAAATAGCCGAGAAAACCCAAACGGAAAAAGTCGTTTTTAAGTCTCGTCAACGGGGAATTATTGCTGCACCTCATTTCTTGTTTTGGTTAGCCAAGCAAATACAGATCCCCCCAACCCCCCTTAGTAAGAGAGGAACATCGCCCTTACTAAGGGGGGAACAATCCATCCAGACCACTATAGACAGGCCTTTACAACAATTCGCCGAAGCCCAAGCGCAGCAAGTAATCTCTACCCTCGCTGCTAACAACGTCCATGATGCAGCAGCTTTAGTCATTGACAACCACACTGGCGAAGTTTTAGCTTATGTCGGTTCACCTGACTATTTCAACGAAGCTAAACTTGGACGTAACGACGGAGTACAAGCCCTACGTCAACCAGGTTCTACCCTCAAACCCTTTGTCTATGAGTTGGCGTTAGAAAAAAAACTGATTCGCCCAAACACCATTTTGGCTGATGTCCCCGCCCACTACGCTATTCCTGGGGCGAAACTCTATAGCCCTACAGATTATACTCAACGTTTTCTCGGCCCGGTGCGGGTGCGGATAGCTTTAGCAAATTCTTTAAATGTGCCGGCGGTGCGAGTTTTAGAAAAAATTGGCGTACCAAATTTTTTAGCACGTCTGCATGAATTAGGCTTTACTCACCTCAAACAAACCCCAGAATATTATGGTTTGGGTTTAACTCTCGGTAGTGGTGAAGTTACTTTATGGGAACTTGCTCAAGCTTACGTCACAATGTCTCAACAAGGACAAGCTGTACCGCTAATCACGACCATTAATAATACTCCACTCCCTACTCTCAACTCGCCCAAGCAGACAACATGGCAATTAATTACTGATATGTTGAGCGATCGCCACGCCCGCGCTACAGCTTTTGGTGTAGACTCAGTTCTAAACTTGCCCTTCCCCGCAGCTGTCAAAACTGGTACTTCTTCTAACTTCCGCGATACTTGGACTGTTGGCTTTACCACCGACTACACCGTTGCAACTTGGGTAGGAAATTTCAACGGCGAACCGATGCGCCAAGTGTCAGGAGTTATGGGTGCAGCACCTTTGTGGAACCGCATTATGTTGCACCTGCACGAAAACCAAGAACCCGCACCGTTTACAGTTCCCCAAGGCCTAATTCAACTCCCTATCTGTGCAAACTCCGGTTTACGCCCCACGGCAGATTGTAATTCTATTGTGCAAGAGTATTTTTACCCAGAAGATAAAATTGCTTACGCAACTCAAGACAAGTTTAATTTACCACCCGAATATAATGATTGGTTAGCCAAGCAGCCATCAAATTTGGTATCTAGTAATTTACGAATTGTTTCGCCCCAAAATGGTGATTTGTACTTACTATATCCAGGTACAGAAGGACAGCAAAAATTAGAATTTAAACTAGCAGGAAATTCATCATCGGTTGAGTGGTGGTTGAATGGTGAAAAACTCGATACACAATCAACTAATTTATTTTGGTATCTGCGCCCTGGAAATTGGAATTTAGAAGCACGAAGTGAGCAAACCAGCGATAAAGTGAGTTTTCAAGTTGAGTTAGCCAAGGTTAAACCAACACGCCGGGGTTTTTCGATTGTTAATTCTCAGCAGATGTTCGGCAAATAG